TTGGACAGTGCTGTCGCCAGTGGCTCCGCCGTCCCCAACTGCTGCCAGGGGACGAGTCCGGTCAGCACTGCCGTCACCGCGATGTAGATGAGCGAGGTGATCCCCAGCGACATCAGCATCGCAAACGGCATGTCCCGCTGCGGGTTCCGGCTCTCCTCCGCGGCCGTGGACACGGCGTCGAACCCGATGTAGGCGAAGAAGATGAGAGAGCCGCCCACCCAGATGCCCTTGAAGCCGTTGGGCGCGAACGGCGTCCAGTTCTCGGGGCGGACGTAAAAGGCGCCCGCCAGCAGGAAGAAGCCCAGGATGGCCAGCTTCACCACTACCATGGCTGTGTTGAGCCAGGCGCTTTCCCGGATCCCGATCACCAGGATCCAGGTGATCAGGGCCACAATCGCGACGGCCGGAACATTGATGATGAGCGGCAGCCCGAAGAGCTGCGGCGCTCGCTCGGCCGCCTCCCACGCCTGCAGCACCGCGGCGCCCAGAGTCAGGGGATCGACCCCATCCAGTCGCGCCGCTTCCACTGCCGCCGCGCCCTTGAACGCGGTCAGGTAATCGGTGGCCAGCCACTCGGGCAGAGCCAGTCCGAACCCGCGCAGCAGCTCCTGGAAGTAGCCGGACCAGCTCACCGCGACCGCAATGTTCCCGACCGCGTACTCGAGGATCAGATCCCACCCGATGATCCAGGCCACGACCTCGCCCAGGGTGGCATAGGCGTAGGTGTAGGCGCTTCCCGCCTGCGGGATCATGGAAGCGAACTCGGCGTAGCACAGCGCCGCGAAGCCGCAGGCCAGCGCCACGAGCACGTAGGAGAGTATGAGCCCCGGACCCGCGCCCACGTGCTGCGCGCCGCCCGCGATCGCCGTGCCCGCGCCCGAGTAGATGCCGGCCCCAACGATCGCGCCGACCCCCAGCGCCGTGAGCTGCCACGGACCCAGCGCGCGCCGCAGTTCCGTGTCCAGCGGCACGCCCTCCCGCCGCAGCTCCGGCACCGGCTTGCGCGCAAAAAGATCTCGCACCACCTCGAGCCCTCGCGTTGGCGTGGATAGGGTTGCACCGGAGGTGCGCCGCTGCGGCAGGTCAGCGCCGCGAAGCTACGCGCCGGGTGGAGCAGTGTAAAGAACCACGACCCGGCGAACTCGGCGGTCCGAGGCGGAGCCTCGCCGGCCCTCACCCTATCGCTGGCCCTCGCCGCTAGCCCTACCTGGCCCTGGCCCGGCCCTGGCCCTCGTATTACCTTTCCTCCCCGC
This genomic stretch from Gemmatimonadota bacterium harbors:
- a CDS encoding amino acid permease, which gives rise to MRDLFARKPVPELRREGVPLDTELRRALGPWQLTALGVGAIVGAGIYSGAGTAIAGGAQHVGAGPGLILSYVLVALACGFAALCYAEFASMIPQAGSAYTYAYATLGEVVAWIIGWDLILEYAVGNIAVAVSWSGYFQELLRGFGLALPEWLATDYLTAFKGAAAVEAARLDGVDPLTLGAAVLQAWEAAERAPQLFGLPLIINVPAVAIVALITWILVIGIRESAWLNTAMVVVKLAILGFFLLAGAFYVRPENWTPFAPNGFKGIWVGGSLIFFAYIGFDAVSTAAEESRNPQRDMPFAMLMSLGITSLIYIAVTAVLTGLVPWQQLGTAEPLATALSNRGLDFAAAVIAFGAVMATTSVLLVFQLGQPRIFYAMARDGLLPGWAAAVHRKYRTPHVTTMLTGVFVAVFAAFAPIDAVIELTNIGTLFAFVLVAAGILVLRRLEPERHRPFRTPWVPLVPLLAILSCSALMLGLPRPTWVRFFFWLAAGLVIYLGYSRRRSLLRVGAAQAE